One Fibrobacter sp. UWP2 genomic region harbors:
- the sprA gene encoding cell surface protein SprA, with product MGLFAFCALLLGASSLAFGQTDTTSVPSAEPADPAETEWQPTYQYMPLPPSATPLNSMLPFGGIGSSPRLMKTTKGQVFSHDINIATRELDVSEKRVNGVSRDTTTLWTAHYPELTDYVSDMYDVGRKNLWLNGLVGQRDEGYEAPETGSMFDITIPVSMPAWMKDFGLDKPKLMLQGTMDIRLKGYGEKDDAEGSTKTSLWPSPTLTYDPSFMVKGKIGPYITVEINNVESGLGVQNQVRVVYEESYKDEFEDYILQRVEAGTTSLSLTGTALTGYSENHQGLFGIKADWKLGDWRLTTIASQDGGSQEEYTINASETTTEFQILDKQFIAYRYYFLNHEARDNYINAAIAGRTTSSFPATNLKLYKRSGLNASNDVLDNITVVYKAPNGKTVEKLVERMVEIPQSDYTYDPKTGILKINGVNRNTLLAASWSNDGTGRTGTTVRDGARVVLVQWDATLSELTDIDKLMLRNVYSVGITEASSSGFILRMKNKSGMTGTYLKTLGLADTTTGSPLVNDATIFKKDASGNFTGEMWLPCKPLSEYTGSRTTERARENCLEPLRLLDSTGATAQLYTLPVYNLNRYTSRFYFESVGKRRNSTISVRDPNSSYSVSAGSCMDISPGTEKLTAGSTTLTRGVDYEVNYELGQIELLSERALDPNKEIKVTFECEPLFEIDNKLLLGARAELPLERYGFGEGSLFGVTALYKSQSTTAETPTLGNEPFNSFLWGMNLRLQDTVQALTDLVNKIPFINTSAVSSWLFEAEFAASRHNANTSDDAEALVEDFESTVNGLVFPLSRLSWYQASPPGGVKDNVSTYIPSLDFRHRGEFIWHSNSTELYKYIYPNVGNSDVDNQHLTVLKMTLRANDNLAGNSWGGVMRPNSSYYQDLSESKYIEVVARGNVGSIYLDLGLMSEDISINGEEPNGIYDGENDLGSTTALHDKGIDGLSGSDEYRVVWDCRTSDCISTTYNTLNADASTTDIARDNYDDDLEDESDPPVNINGTENNSGERAYDTEDINKNGSLDTDISFVRYRIDLSDTDPANFEELKNGWRKWRIPMNQYDTIVSPTGNDYKTILSEALFTRLWVGKLNPGVSEAKVQIVSLSVVGNAWEESTVADLYKTSTNENSQIVEVNGVETEIKESVATRDTSFIKVTTINNRENSNKYFKSPNTKTERDTDSNAPLKETALVLDYQNMSPGQEVGVTRIFETDKKDFSAYKSLKLEIHYQTDATTVPVRFAMQFGEGSLEGSSDYYEWSFRPVNYVCASSQRAQDCHEQNWIDNAFAMDIEDFSDLKLGRHPPFTEATIKDLGGDREEQLKLVGNPSITSVDWIRFVIIADSSASPDDLKGTFWIDDLRLGDMDTEWGYAARTGAQVNFADFISLSGAVRYQDGNFATLSSTGGSPKPKLSEAASQLDVAADINVSLNKFLNDSMGFHIPMNLGYNSTTDRPYMKPNDDMILKRSSFSDLTGDMFQNELSVTNPREEQRLRDEGESKGYETYVRTKTFGISYSKDYVAADTKLGEVLSQALLERPAISYSYSESEGRGATSADSTYSYHTTLEYKLGTFSMFKFKPFDALSKSENSFVKAFAKTEFEPWPQTFDLTLFDFTYVRHVDQDRDPDFVEPQVDKVVTYTADLNHKLNMRWNILSFLSTSYSLSIRRDMYGGGDREAFVKENFFSPDDGGLFASDYIFDYDHTDRKVYVSSDSLVIIPYDTIPKVNEDGAELAIDMQNPDSYTILYDSTRFYKVDSVGRREYGRSYGILRNERSRSQQFKIGFNPRLIPFLPFNTTFSSDFTQQKTIPDDFDLYDHTGIEKNFWTISQTNRFEFSPTFKILDLANSFGKENAIAKALDKIKWREIRFNWTTSTNTIGENFTLAQLYEEQNVTPLQYYLYGLGLGNGYRNRGFYNIVTGDMGLDHRDDYRDFAEYRNRHVDTLVYQGNFRHTVARQFQVGTGVTLPIWDIGVTGDLQWREEFSQAREYPLYLDTTTVWPKIGIGINVPNFSQRISFLNGFRSVSAAHHFDYTRTTTVRPFQSAEDSWSDQLNFNPLIRVTFLTQKNMRIENSVRMKIESTDRRPKEEVIGITSWPDSTGNGLDTSDYFWDTPWIHTSLYNDFAFNIGDDFSISYPLKLKKGFNFFKWYFKFENDIDLKLTAGYDYNKTIRKEYDPDPGYTMWNKESGTDGVFRDFRSTGYNYVAYNPELTLTDRTVPSRTHEWFIRPSAAYMFNRIASMSSYIEYRQIHEKLDDETPHLRQILQFEIALMLRFN from the coding sequence GTGGGTTTATTTGCTTTTTGTGCGCTGCTTCTGGGCGCAAGTAGTTTGGCTTTTGGCCAGACCGATACCACGTCGGTACCCTCCGCAGAACCAGCCGACCCGGCCGAAACAGAATGGCAGCCCACGTACCAGTACATGCCTTTGCCTCCCTCGGCGACGCCGCTCAACAGCATGCTCCCATTTGGCGGCATCGGTTCTTCGCCGCGGTTGATGAAGACCACCAAGGGTCAGGTCTTTAGTCACGACATCAACATCGCGACGCGTGAACTCGATGTGAGCGAGAAGCGCGTGAATGGCGTCTCCCGCGACACGACTACATTGTGGACGGCGCACTACCCCGAACTTACGGACTACGTCTCGGACATGTACGACGTGGGCCGTAAGAACCTTTGGCTGAATGGCCTTGTGGGGCAGAGGGACGAAGGTTACGAGGCGCCCGAGACCGGTTCCATGTTCGACATCACGATCCCGGTGTCGATGCCCGCTTGGATGAAGGACTTTGGCCTCGACAAGCCGAAGCTTATGCTGCAGGGAACCATGGACATTCGCCTGAAGGGCTATGGCGAGAAGGACGATGCCGAAGGCAGTACCAAGACGAGCCTGTGGCCATCGCCCACGCTTACGTACGACCCGAGCTTTATGGTGAAGGGTAAAATCGGCCCCTACATCACGGTGGAGATCAACAACGTGGAGAGCGGGCTTGGTGTGCAGAACCAGGTGCGCGTGGTGTACGAGGAATCGTACAAGGATGAATTTGAAGACTACATATTGCAACGCGTGGAAGCCGGTACCACGTCCCTCTCCTTGACGGGTACGGCGCTCACGGGTTACTCCGAAAACCACCAGGGCTTGTTCGGCATCAAGGCCGACTGGAAGCTGGGCGACTGGCGCCTCACGACTATCGCCTCCCAGGATGGCGGAAGCCAGGAGGAGTACACCATCAACGCGAGCGAGACGACTACCGAGTTTCAGATCTTGGACAAGCAGTTCATTGCCTACCGCTACTACTTCTTGAATCACGAGGCGAGGGACAACTACATCAATGCGGCCATTGCCGGCAGGACCACATCGAGTTTCCCGGCGACGAACCTCAAGCTGTACAAGAGGAGCGGCCTGAACGCCTCGAACGACGTGCTCGACAACATCACGGTGGTGTACAAGGCGCCGAACGGCAAGACGGTTGAAAAGCTGGTGGAACGCATGGTGGAGATTCCCCAAAGCGATTACACCTACGATCCCAAGACGGGCATCCTCAAGATTAACGGCGTGAACCGCAACACCTTGTTGGCGGCGAGCTGGAGCAACGACGGCACGGGACGTACGGGGACCACGGTTCGAGACGGCGCCCGCGTGGTGCTGGTCCAGTGGGACGCGACGCTCTCGGAACTGACGGACATCGACAAGTTGATGCTCCGCAATGTTTACTCGGTGGGCATTACCGAAGCGAGCAGCAGCGGCTTTATTTTGCGCATGAAAAACAAGTCGGGCATGACAGGAACCTACCTCAAGACGCTCGGCCTCGCGGACACTACCACAGGCAGTCCGTTAGTGAACGACGCCACGATTTTCAAGAAGGATGCTTCGGGTAACTTTACGGGCGAAATGTGGCTGCCCTGTAAGCCGCTCTCGGAATATACGGGGAGCCGCACTACGGAGCGCGCCCGTGAGAACTGCTTGGAACCGCTTCGCTTGCTGGACTCCACGGGGGCGACGGCGCAACTCTATACGCTCCCTGTCTATAACTTGAACCGCTACACGAGTCGTTTCTACTTTGAGTCGGTGGGCAAGCGCCGCAACTCCACCATCAGCGTGCGCGACCCGAACTCCAGTTACTCGGTGAGCGCGGGCTCCTGTATGGATATTTCGCCGGGAACCGAAAAGCTGACCGCCGGTTCCACGACGCTCACTCGCGGCGTGGACTACGAAGTCAACTACGAACTTGGCCAGATTGAACTTTTGAGCGAGCGCGCCCTTGACCCGAACAAGGAAATCAAGGTCACGTTTGAGTGCGAACCGCTGTTCGAAATCGACAACAAACTTTTGCTGGGCGCCCGTGCCGAGCTCCCGTTGGAACGCTACGGCTTTGGCGAAGGCTCCCTTTTTGGCGTGACCGCCTTGTACAAGAGCCAGAGCACCACGGCCGAGACCCCGACTTTGGGCAACGAACCGTTCAACAGCTTCCTTTGGGGCATGAACCTCCGCTTGCAAGATACGGTGCAGGCGTTGACCGACCTGGTGAACAAGATCCCGTTCATCAACACCTCTGCTGTTTCGAGCTGGCTCTTTGAAGCGGAATTTGCCGCAAGCCGCCACAACGCCAACACGAGCGACGATGCCGAGGCGTTGGTCGAAGACTTCGAGTCGACCGTCAACGGCCTGGTGTTCCCGCTCTCAAGGCTTTCTTGGTACCAGGCTTCGCCTCCGGGTGGCGTGAAGGACAATGTGTCCACTTACATCCCGAGCCTCGATTTCCGTCACAGGGGTGAATTCATTTGGCACAGCAACTCGACGGAACTCTATAAGTACATTTACCCCAATGTGGGCAACTCCGATGTGGACAACCAGCACCTCACCGTTTTAAAGATGACGCTCCGTGCCAACGACAACCTGGCGGGCAATTCTTGGGGCGGCGTGATGCGCCCCAACAGTAGCTATTACCAGGACTTGAGCGAGAGCAAGTACATTGAAGTGGTGGCGCGCGGCAACGTGGGTTCCATTTACCTCGACTTGGGTTTGATGAGCGAAGATATTTCGATTAACGGTGAAGAGCCGAACGGCATCTACGACGGTGAAAACGATTTGGGGTCCACAACAGCCCTGCACGACAAGGGTATTGACGGACTCTCGGGCTCTGACGAATACCGCGTGGTTTGGGACTGCCGTACCTCGGACTGTATTTCGACGACTTACAACACGCTGAATGCTGACGCTTCGACGACCGACATCGCCCGCGATAACTACGACGATGACTTGGAGGACGAAAGTGACCCGCCGGTCAACATCAACGGTACCGAAAACAACTCGGGTGAACGCGCCTACGATACCGAAGACATCAACAAGAACGGATCCCTGGATACCGACATCAGCTTTGTGCGTTACCGCATTGACCTCTCTGATACGGACCCCGCCAACTTCGAGGAACTCAAGAACGGCTGGCGCAAGTGGCGCATCCCCATGAACCAGTACGATACGATTGTTTCGCCTACGGGGAACGACTACAAGACGATTCTCTCCGAAGCGCTGTTCACGCGTTTGTGGGTGGGCAAGTTGAACCCGGGCGTCTCCGAGGCCAAGGTCCAGATTGTGAGCTTGAGCGTTGTGGGCAACGCGTGGGAAGAGTCTACGGTCGCCGACCTGTACAAGACCAGCACTAACGAGAATTCGCAGATTGTGGAAGTCAACGGAGTGGAGACCGAGATCAAGGAGTCGGTGGCGACCCGCGATACGAGCTTCATCAAGGTGACGACCATCAACAACCGCGAAAATTCCAACAAGTACTTTAAGTCCCCCAACACCAAGACGGAACGCGATACCGATTCCAACGCCCCGCTCAAGGAGACTGCCCTGGTGCTCGACTACCAGAACATGTCGCCTGGTCAAGAAGTGGGCGTGACCCGTATCTTTGAAACCGACAAGAAGGATTTTTCGGCGTACAAGTCCTTGAAACTCGAAATCCATTACCAGACCGACGCGACGACGGTCCCGGTGCGATTCGCCATGCAGTTTGGCGAGGGCTCGCTCGAAGGCTCTTCCGATTACTACGAATGGAGCTTCCGTCCGGTGAACTACGTCTGCGCCTCTTCGCAGCGCGCCCAGGACTGCCACGAACAGAACTGGATCGACAACGCCTTTGCCATGGACATCGAGGACTTCTCCGATTTGAAGCTCGGACGCCACCCGCCCTTTACCGAGGCGACCATCAAGGACTTGGGAGGCGATAGGGAAGAACAGCTCAAGCTGGTGGGTAACCCCTCCATCACGAGCGTGGACTGGATTCGCTTTGTGATTATCGCCGATTCGTCGGCGAGCCCGGACGACTTGAAGGGAACGTTCTGGATTGATGACCTGCGCCTGGGCGACATGGATACCGAGTGGGGCTATGCGGCACGTACCGGCGCCCAGGTGAACTTCGCCGACTTTATTTCACTCTCGGGTGCGGTGCGCTACCAGGATGGTAATTTTGCGACGCTCTCCTCGACGGGCGGCTCTCCCAAGCCCAAGCTCTCTGAAGCGGCTTCGCAGCTGGATGTGGCTGCCGACATTAACGTGAGCCTGAACAAGTTCCTGAACGACAGCATGGGATTCCACATCCCCATGAACCTGGGTTACAACAGCACCACGGACCGTCCGTACATGAAGCCGAACGACGACATGATCCTCAAGCGCAGTAGCTTCTCGGACCTCACAGGCGACATGTTCCAGAACGAGCTCTCGGTGACCAATCCCAGGGAAGAACAGAGACTGCGTGACGAGGGCGAGTCAAAGGGCTACGAGACCTATGTGCGCACCAAGACGTTTGGCATTAGCTACAGCAAGGATTACGTTGCTGCCGATACCAAGCTGGGCGAGGTGCTTTCGCAGGCCCTCTTGGAACGCCCTGCGATTAGCTACTCGTATAGCGAATCCGAAGGGCGTGGCGCCACCAGCGCCGACTCCACGTACTCTTACCACACCACGTTGGAGTACAAGCTGGGAACCTTCTCCATGTTCAAGTTCAAACCTTTTGACGCCCTCTCCAAATCGGAGAATTCGTTTGTGAAGGCGTTTGCCAAAACAGAGTTTGAACCGTGGCCGCAGACCTTTGACCTCACGCTGTTCGACTTCACCTACGTGCGCCATGTGGACCAGGACCGTGACCCGGACTTTGTGGAGCCGCAGGTCGACAAGGTGGTGACCTACACTGCCGATTTGAACCACAAGTTGAACATGCGTTGGAACATCCTTTCGTTCCTTTCTACGTCTTACTCGTTGAGTATTCGCCGCGACATGTACGGTGGCGGCGACCGCGAGGCGTTTGTGAAGGAGAACTTCTTTAGCCCCGACGATGGTGGCCTCTTTGCCAGCGACTATATTTTTGACTATGACCACACCGATCGCAAGGTCTACGTTTCTAGCGACAGCTTGGTGATCATCCCGTACGACACCATCCCGAAGGTGAATGAGGACGGTGCTGAACTCGCCATTGACATGCAGAACCCGGATTCTTACACCATTCTTTACGATAGCACCCGGTTCTACAAGGTCGATAGCGTGGGCCGTCGTGAATACGGACGTTCCTACGGTATTTTGCGCAACGAACGTTCCCGCAGTCAGCAATTCAAGATTGGCTTTAACCCGCGCCTGATTCCGTTCTTGCCGTTCAACACGACGTTCTCTTCGGACTTCACTCAGCAAAAGACAATCCCCGACGACTTTGACCTTTACGACCATACGGGCATCGAGAAGAACTTCTGGACCATTTCGCAGACCAACCGCTTTGAGTTCAGCCCGACGTTCAAGATTCTGGACCTTGCCAATTCGTTTGGCAAGGAGAATGCGATTGCCAAGGCGCTGGATAAAATCAAGTGGCGTGAAATCCGCTTTAACTGGACCACCAGCACCAACACCATAGGCGAGAACTTTACGCTGGCGCAGCTGTACGAAGAACAGAACGTGACGCCGCTGCAATACTACTTGTACGGCCTGGGCTTGGGCAACGGCTACCGCAACCGCGGCTTCTATAACATTGTTACGGGCGACATGGGCCTTGACCACCGCGACGATTACCGCGACTTTGCCGAGTACAGGAACCGCCATGTGGATACGCTGGTGTACCAGGGCAACTTCCGCCATACCGTGGCGCGTCAGTTCCAGGTGGGGACGGGTGTCACGCTCCCGATTTGGGACATTGGCGTGACGGGCGATTTACAGTGGCGCGAGGAATTCTCGCAGGCCCGCGAGTACCCGCTATACCTCGATACGACTACCGTGTGGCCCAAGATTGGCATTGGCATTAACGTGCCCAACTTCTCGCAACGTATTTCGTTCCTCAATGGCTTCCGCAGCGTGAGCGCCGCGCATCACTTTGACTACACCAGGACTACTACGGTGCGCCCGTTCCAGAGCGCCGAAGATTCTTGGAGCGACCAGCTTAACTTCAACCCGCTTATCCGTGTGACGTTCTTGACGCAAAAGAACATGCGTATCGAGAACAGCGTCCGCATGAAGATCGAATCGACCGATCGCAGACCCAAGGAAGAAGTCATTGGCATTACCAGCTGGCCCGATTCCACCGGCAACGGCCTCGATACCTCTGACTACTTCTGGGATACGCCGTGGATTCATACCTCGCTCTACAACGATTTTGCCTTCAACATTGGCGACGACTTTAGCATTTCGTACCCGCTCAAGCTCAAGAAGGGCTTCAACTTCTTCAAATGGTACTTCAAGTTCGAAAACGATATCGACCTCAAGCTGACTGCGGGCTACGACTACAACAAGACTATCCGCAAGGAATATGACCCCGATCCGGGTTACACCATGTGGAACAAAGAAAGCGGTACTGACGGTGTGTTCCGTGATTTCAGATCGACGGGCTATAACTACGTCGCGTATAATCCAGAACTCACGCTCACCGACCGCACGGTGCCCTCGCGTACGCACGAGTGGTTCATTAGGCCGAGTGCCGCCTACATGTTCAACAGGATTGCCTCGATGAGCAGCTACATTGAGTACCGTCAGATCCACGAAAAACTGGACGACGAGACGCCGCACTTGCGGCAGATTCTGCAGTTCGAGATTGCGTTGATGCTTCGCTTCAACTAA
- a CDS encoding AIPR family protein, with protein sequence MELTKSQERRLAFVASLLSLNPNDPNDRIKALRHLNLDENGCFHGFQYSQGFMEFFIFLDEDTPLEKVVAHLNADLKMLQIAVFRTSDPTNPFFLSLREEADPWAVNKIDDDEDEDEDAPASRPYMETLQITVLRTRSSRDVTDSELERTLKDMRRKLNIWKNDVKAKLEIIAEHDDLTKDLRSADDKLEIVMQSEPLHLTSDHGELFLGFCPIRTIFDYHVALGKRLKTKHNMAIVSSNIRTYLGNLTHTNAALIDAFQTMERNDDENVNIDDFPFLHNGMTLTGDDLRAKERDGKKVLVIERPKIINGAQSLFTYEQYAKKSKKPVNPQVLVKVVVPYPGADNFLNQVTMANNRQNPVFSYHLRAADDLQFFIWQRYQEEGFTYVYKDGVRLKARTRKLEVRMRPELAKTLFMMDGKLSECRSSDCIFDKETLYQRCFGAFVRVAPDKEKDFVRKTIAFTKAWQLLSRLPIKIRKVTPGKGVSIEANDDNPLTKITFNGRLEDKFIFRSAVKDLVVALALRHWLVFGDPIQDFEWLVENELNFNDSILRYASKIYTEDLKGILISEFKDNPAYYDTITTIDKDSGESVERRLWKGFANTATYDKMLELLIKKNSSWRQCQGGIEAFI encoded by the coding sequence ATGGAACTAACAAAATCGCAGGAACGCCGCTTAGCATTTGTCGCTAGCCTCTTGAGTTTGAACCCTAACGACCCGAACGATCGAATAAAGGCTCTCCGGCACCTGAACCTAGACGAAAACGGATGTTTTCACGGATTCCAGTACTCCCAGGGCTTTATGGAATTCTTCATCTTCCTCGATGAAGACACTCCGCTCGAAAAAGTGGTTGCCCACCTGAATGCCGACCTCAAAATGCTTCAAATCGCCGTTTTCCGTACGAGCGACCCCACGAACCCGTTCTTCCTTTCGCTTCGCGAAGAAGCCGACCCGTGGGCCGTCAACAAGATTGACGACGACGAGGATGAAGACGAAGACGCGCCGGCCAGCCGTCCATACATGGAAACGCTGCAGATCACGGTCTTGCGCACCCGCAGCAGCCGCGACGTTACCGACAGCGAATTGGAACGCACCCTCAAGGACATGCGCCGCAAGCTGAACATTTGGAAGAACGACGTCAAGGCGAAACTCGAAATCATCGCCGAACACGACGACCTCACCAAGGACTTGCGCTCTGCCGACGACAAGCTCGAAATCGTCATGCAGTCCGAACCTTTGCACCTCACCAGCGATCACGGCGAACTCTTCCTCGGTTTCTGCCCGATCCGCACGATTTTCGATTACCACGTAGCACTCGGCAAGCGCCTCAAGACAAAGCACAACATGGCCATTGTCAGTAGCAACATCCGTACTTACCTCGGCAACCTCACTCACACGAACGCCGCCCTCATCGACGCTTTCCAGACCATGGAACGTAATGACGACGAGAACGTGAACATCGACGACTTCCCGTTCTTGCACAACGGCATGACCCTTACGGGTGATGACCTGCGCGCCAAGGAACGTGACGGCAAGAAGGTTCTTGTGATTGAACGTCCCAAGATTATTAACGGTGCTCAGTCCCTCTTTACGTACGAGCAGTACGCCAAAAAGAGCAAGAAGCCCGTGAACCCGCAGGTCCTTGTGAAGGTGGTGGTTCCCTACCCGGGAGCAGACAACTTCCTGAACCAAGTGACCATGGCGAACAACCGCCAGAACCCGGTGTTTAGCTACCACCTGCGTGCCGCCGACGACCTGCAGTTCTTTATTTGGCAGCGTTACCAGGAAGAAGGCTTCACCTACGTTTACAAGGACGGCGTGCGCCTCAAAGCCCGTACCCGTAAGCTCGAAGTGCGTATGCGCCCCGAACTGGCAAAGACCTTGTTCATGATGGACGGCAAGCTTAGCGAATGCCGCAGCAGCGATTGCATCTTTGATAAGGAAACACTCTACCAGCGTTGCTTTGGCGCGTTTGTGCGTGTCGCCCCCGATAAAGAAAAGGACTTTGTCCGCAAGACCATCGCCTTCACCAAGGCTTGGCAGCTCTTGAGCCGCCTCCCGATCAAGATCCGCAAGGTGACTCCGGGCAAGGGCGTCTCCATCGAGGCGAACGACGACAACCCGCTGACCAAGATTACCTTCAATGGCCGTTTGGAAGACAAGTTCATCTTCCGCAGCGCAGTCAAGGACCTGGTGGTCGCCTTGGCACTCCGCCACTGGCTTGTGTTTGGCGATCCGATCCAGGACTTTGAATGGCTTGTCGAAAACGAACTCAACTTCAACGACTCCATCCTCAGGTACGCATCGAAGATTTACACCGAAGACCTCAAGGGTATTCTCATTAGCGAGTTCAAGGACAATCCGGCTTACTACGACACCATCACGACTATCGACAAGGATAGCGGTGAATCGGTGGAACGCCGCCTGTGGAAGGGCTTTGCGAACACCGCGACCTACGACAAGATGCTGGAACTTCTCATTAAGAAGAACTCGTCTTGGCGCCAGTGCCAGGGTGGTATCGAAGCGTTTATCTAA
- a CDS encoding FISUMP domain-containing protein, producing MKKFSIYTTAALMALVSNFAGCSSDGDGSVAGNSSEETGIIALEKISIAGVARVGLILEDDQESDSVQREEPLITIFNNFDKGSVVTLHELDCKTFDETGRDYLGNVYDDEGAYKVDSITITCPYVLVEVSGKLNKGYYDDGRTASLRALVDLQTSKDVNVNVLTGLAVEGILKNVKAGSSFANAKKNAEQAVLKTFGIYDGLASFDSMDISGNTRSDGALYAVSYLLRNFLYYTQNVVYLSQNIASGEEWLDDSRMLQFDLQGGTYNKSTIGKGDLADMAIRARMYRWPNEWVAKYLQNYVLVGFDLDRCQESNQGTEVTLKEYYVARCDSGLWLVKANYSNYDFGLSYTTGTMVDSRDNHEYKTVTYDVDGVVQTWMAENLNYAGVDSLLCPGGENANCDTYGPLYPLNVAMGISNTQKFPLGIIRFGSMENCLDEMKDGADSSEWRAHCEKYFDGTYLVVGGTYNRGEYAYGNLNRCVTDMEDSVSTEDAEDYCGVLFGELRDFGWFKAEEGGYAMFYAADEDSVYHLQPQGICPEGWRLPTDQDFKALEKWVGKSRFGVVMKSTTWPEAWVGGRLMLEGADAVGFNALPAGYAGEDICQFEECNLGKGATFALQGGSFYVISSDYAAGYARIGNIAVSVRCIKDSAEARE from the coding sequence ATGAAAAAGTTTAGCATTTATACAACGGCAGCGCTCATGGCGCTTGTATCAAATTTCGCAGGCTGTTCCTCGGACGGTGACGGTTCCGTCGCCGGCAACAGCTCCGAAGAAACGGGAATCATCGCCTTGGAAAAGATTTCCATTGCAGGCGTGGCCCGTGTTGGCTTGATCTTGGAAGATGACCAAGAATCTGATTCTGTACAGCGGGAAGAACCGTTGATTACGATATTCAATAATTTTGACAAGGGTTCGGTGGTGACCCTCCATGAACTGGATTGCAAAACGTTCGACGAAACTGGACGAGATTATCTGGGTAATGTCTATGATGACGAGGGCGCCTACAAGGTCGATAGTATTACGATTACGTGCCCGTATGTTTTGGTTGAGGTTTCTGGAAAACTCAATAAAGGCTATTACGATGATGGTCGCACGGCTTCTCTCCGGGCCTTGGTGGACTTACAAACTTCTAAGGACGTGAATGTCAACGTTTTGACTGGCCTTGCTGTTGAGGGTATTTTGAAAAATGTCAAGGCGGGTTCTAGTTTCGCCAACGCAAAAAAGAATGCGGAACAGGCCGTGCTCAAAACCTTTGGAATCTACGATGGCCTTGCGAGTTTTGATTCCATGGACATTTCGGGTAATACTAGGTCGGACGGCGCCTTGTATGCCGTAAGTTACCTGCTGCGGAACTTCTTGTATTATACGCAGAATGTGGTGTACTTGTCCCAAAACATTGCCAGTGGGGAGGAATGGCTAGATGATTCGCGCATGTTGCAATTTGACCTGCAGGGCGGTACTTACAACAAGTCGACCATAGGTAAGGGAGATTTGGCTGACATGGCGATTCGGGCTCGAATGTACAGGTGGCCGAACGAATGGGTGGCAAAGTACTTGCAGAACTATGTTTTGGTGGGATTTGATTTGGATCGGTGTCAGGAATCCAACCAAGGTACTGAAGTCACCTTGAAGGAATATTACGTGGCACGCTGTGACTCGGGGCTATGGCTCGTGAAGGCGAATTACAGCAACTATGACTTTGGTTTGAGCTACACTACAGGTACCATGGTGGATTCGAGAGACAATCACGAATACAAGACGGTCACCTATGATGTGGACGGAGTTGTACAAACCTGGATGGCAGAAAATCTGAATTATGCCGGTGTTGATAGTTTGCTGTGCCCCGGTGGAGAGAACGCTAATTGCGATACCTATGGGCCTCTTTACCCGTTGAATGTGGCTATGGGAATCTCCAATACGCAGAAGTTCCCGTTGGGTATTATAAGGTTCGGCTCTATGGAAAACTGCCTTGATGAGATGAAGGATGGTGCAGATTCCAGCGAATGGCGCGCCCATTGTGAGAAATATTTCGATGGAACGTATCTGGTTGTTGGCGGGACCTATAATAGGGGCGAGTACGCTTATGGAAATCTCAATCGTTGCGTGACCGATATGGAAGACAGTGTTTCAACCGAGGATGCAGAGGATTACTGCGGTGTTTTGTTTGGCGAATTACGAGATTTCGGATGGTTTAAGGCTGAGGAAGGAGGCTACGCCATGTTTTATGCCGCCGACGAGGATAGCGTTTACCACCTGCAGCCCCAGGGCATTTGCCCTGAAGGTTGGAGACTCCCGACGGATCAGGATTTCAAAGCTCTTGAAAAGTGGGTTGGGAAAAGCCGATTTGGCGTGGTCATGAAATCGACGACATGGCCCGAAGCATGGGTAGGAGGGCGCCTTATGTTGGAAGGGGCCGATGCCGTTGGGTTCAATGCGCTTCCGGCGGGCTATGCCGGGGAGGACATTTGTCAGTTTGAAGAATGTAATTTAGGTAAGGGGGCGACTTTTGCTCTTCAGGGAGGCTCATTCTATGTAATTAGCTCTGATTATGCGGCAGGATACGCGCGTATAGGCAACATTGCAGTTTCCGTCCGCTGCATCAAGGATTCTGCCGAAGCTCGCGAATAA